The window GTCATAATAATTAAATTCTTTTTACTCTTGAAAATTACTTTAATTAATTTTCCCCAAACTGGAAGAGATATTTTCTTTAGCTTGATGTCTTCTTCATTATGCTGCATGAGAAATATCCTCCTTCATAAGTTCTTTAAACTCATTTTCTAACTTACCTTGAATACCCCAGAGTGATTTATATAAACCATCTTGGTTAGCTAATTCGTCATGTTTACCAATTGCTTCAACTGTTTGGTTGTTTAACACAATGATTTTATCTGCTTCTTTAGCTGTTGTAATTCTATGCGTAATAATAATATTTGTTGATTTGTATTCTTTTTGCGCTAAAGCTCTTCTAATTAAGAGGTCAGTTTTATTATCAACAGCTGATAGCGCATCATCAAAGATTAAGATTGGTTTATTTGAAACTAACACACGAGCAATCGCAACTCTTTGTTTTTGACCCCCAGATAATGTTGTTCCTTTTTCTCCAACTTTTGTTTCATAACCTTGTTGGAATGTATGAATATCTTTTGCTAAAGATGCAATCTCTGCTGCTTCTTTAACATCTTCTAATGTTGCATTTTTATTGGTAATTGCAATATTTTCAAATACTGTTTTTGAATATAAGAACGGATCTTGTAGAACTGCCCCGATACTTGTTCTGATGTGCTTCTTTTTAATATCTCTTAATTCCACACCATCAATCGTGATAGATCCTTCATAATCATACATTCTTAACAGTAAGTTGATAATTGTTGATTTTCCTGAACCTGTTTTACCAATGAAGGCAACAGTTTCGCCTTTTTTAATATCAAATGATACATCTTTTAATAAATAGTTAGTGTCATCTTCAAACTTAAAGCTCACATTTCTAAATGAAACATTACCTTCAATTAATGGCTCTAATACGCCATCATTTACATATTCAGTTGGTTGAGTCATAATATCTTGAATTCTACCAATAGCAACAAATGCTTTTGTGAATTCATTTATCATTCTACCTAACCCACGAATTGGCCAAATCAATATTCCAAGTAACATAAATGCTGCTGAAACTTTTGCTGCATCCATAATACCATTTCTAGCATAAATGATACATAGAATGGTTACTGCTGCAACTTGTGAAACGGTAATAAAATCCATTAATCCCCAATAAATTGCAACAATCTTATTTGCCTTTATATTCATGTCTCTATATTGAGCATTTTTTGCTTCCATTTTTTCAATTTCAAATGATTCATTTGCAAATGCTTTAACAACTTTTGTGCCTGATACATTTTCTTGAATAACTGTCATCATAGATGATTCATCTTTTTCTACTTTATCAAAAATCTTTTCGATCTTTAAGAAGTAAATTAGTGAACTAATTGCATAAACTGGTAACATTGCAATACAAATCCACATGATTGTTGTATTAATAAAGTACATTTGGAATGCACCAGATATTAAACTTGCTGCTAATCCAATTAATTGCATCAGTTGTAAAACAACAAATCCTGTAGTTGTTTCAACGTCAGATGTTACACGTTGGATTAAATCCCCAGTGTCTACATTGTTATGATATTTATAATTTAAATTTTGAATATGTTCATATAAATCGACTCTTAATTTTTTAGAAATCTTCTCTTGAATCGCACCTTTCATGTAACTTTCCACATACATCAGTGCATATCTAATGAATTGATATATCACTAAAGCTAATCCAATATAAATTGCTACCTGTAAAATTCCATTTGCTGATTCAAAGAAATCAATTAAGAATTTAGGGAAGTTAACATCACTGATTACTTCACTATTATTAAGGTACTTATTTAAAGCCCCTACTAGGTACTGCGTAAATAATGGAATGTAAGAATATGAAAAACGATGGAAGATAACCAAAACAATCAATACTATATATTCAATTAGATGTCCTTTTGCTAATCTAAGTAATGCTTTTAACTTCATATATAATCTCCTCCAATAATCCCTCAAACAAAAAGAGGGGTGATTACCCCTCACAAAATAAAAACGCCATAAAAACGTGTATAAAATGAAAGAAGTAATTCTAAAAAATACTTTCTTTCATTAATGGAACTTTGTTAGTAATTTCCACCAATGAAAGGTTTAACTCTGATAATTAACATAAGTTTTTACCTCCCATTCATAAATTTTTTGTATTATCAAATATTTAGTTCTACCTAAATAATTTTATCATACTAAAATATATAGTCAATCAATATATATTCTTAAATTCTTATATTTCTTAAAAATCAAATCACTTAAAGAAGATGCTTCCTTATAGTAATTATTTTTTCTTAAATTTTCCATTCCCTCTTCATACCAAAAATTTAATAAATCTTGTGTATCAGGAAAATCATTTTGTTTTAATATTTGTTCTCTAATAAAACTTAATTGCTCTTCTTTTTGGTTAAGAAATTTATATTTTAAATATTTGATTGCTAATTCTTCATTCTTATTTAATTTCTCATATGGATGATTAATTAACTCAAAGATATTTTCTTTATATTTAAGCTTATTCATTATTTGAAGTGATAATAAATAAAAAGCTTGATTCAATCTTTCTTTACCAATTATTAATTTATAACTGTCTTCATAACGTTGATTTAAGTAATTAATTTTTGCTTTTAAATAAGTTTTTTCATAATGTTTTAAGTAACTAGCTTCTGCTAACT of the Acholeplasma hippikon genome contains:
- a CDS encoding ABC transporter ATP-binding protein, whose protein sequence is MKLKALLRLAKGHLIEYIVLIVLVIFHRFSYSYIPLFTQYLVGALNKYLNNSEVISDVNFPKFLIDFFESANGILQVAIYIGLALVIYQFIRYALMYVESYMKGAIQEKISKKLRVDLYEHIQNLNYKYHNNVDTGDLIQRVTSDVETTTGFVVLQLMQLIGLAASLISGAFQMYFINTTIMWICIAMLPVYAISSLIYFLKIEKIFDKVEKDESSMMTVIQENVSGTKVVKAFANESFEIEKMEAKNAQYRDMNIKANKIVAIYWGLMDFITVSQVAAVTILCIIYARNGIMDAAKVSAAFMLLGILIWPIRGLGRMINEFTKAFVAIGRIQDIMTQPTEYVNDGVLEPLIEGNVSFRNVSFKFEDDTNYLLKDVSFDIKKGETVAFIGKTGSGKSTIINLLLRMYDYEGSITIDGVELRDIKKKHIRTSIGAVLQDPFLYSKTVFENIAITNKNATLEDVKEAAEIASLAKDIHTFQQGYETKVGEKGTTLSGGQKQRVAIARVLVSNKPILIFDDALSAVDNKTDLLIRRALAQKEYKSTNIIITHRITTAKEADKIIVLNNQTVEAIGKHDELANQDGLYKSLWGIQGKLENEFKELMKEDISHAA